One Tolypothrix bouteillei VB521301 DNA window includes the following coding sequences:
- a CDS encoding DUF305 domain-containing protein, producing MNLGPKDANFDLRFIDGMTPHHQGAVTMAQEALQKSQRPEIKQLAQAIINAQEKEIAQMKAWRTAWYPTASAKPVMYDAQMKMDMPMTDSMRSSMMMNGNLGAADDRFDLRFLNAMLPHHQSALTMAKEALEKSDRPETKKLAQDIINSQQQEISHMQQWRKAWYGQ from the coding sequence ATGAACCTGGGGCCCAAAGATGCAAATTTCGATTTGCGGTTCATTGATGGCATGACTCCCCATCATCAAGGAGCGGTGACAATGGCGCAAGAGGCTTTACAGAAGTCACAGCGACCAGAAATCAAGCAGCTAGCTCAAGCTATCATCAATGCTCAGGAAAAAGAAATTGCTCAGATGAAAGCATGGCGGACAGCTTGGTATCCGACTGCTAGTGCAAAACCTGTGATGTATGACGCTCAGATGAAAATGGACATGCCTATGACGGATTCTATGCGTTCTAGCATGATGATGAATGGCAATTTGGGAGCCGCAGATGATCGGTTTGATTTGCGCTTCCTCAACGCCATGCTGCCTCATCATCAAAGCGCACTGACGATGGCGAAAGAAGCTTTGGAGAAGAGCGATCGCCCTGAAACCAAAAAGCTGGCTCAAGATATTATCAATAGCCAGCAGCAAGAAATTTCTCACATGCAGCAGTGGAGAAAAGCATGGTATGGACAATAA
- a CDS encoding cupin domain-containing protein produces MTQSFWLFGSCMRILADAATTAGQYDLVEEYILPGSQTPPHLHTRYSQQMYVLEGEVTVWAGDKKVVLSAGENLLIPIGTPHMVAVFGTKPARNLVINAPSGPARLIEAVGTQNETETPDMELLLKISAELGDEILGSPGALPFAVKEA; encoded by the coding sequence ATGACACAATCTTTCTGGTTATTCGGTTCTTGCATGCGTATTCTTGCAGATGCTGCAACTACCGCAGGTCAGTACGACCTGGTTGAAGAATATATCCTTCCTGGCTCACAAACACCTCCCCATCTCCACACGCGCTATTCTCAACAAATGTACGTGTTAGAAGGAGAAGTCACGGTCTGGGCGGGTGATAAAAAGGTCGTGCTGAGTGCGGGTGAAAATCTCCTAATTCCAATTGGCACACCTCATATGGTTGCTGTCTTCGGCACTAAACCAGCTCGCAATTTAGTGATCAATGCACCAAGCGGTCCTGCTCGGTTGATTGAAGCAGTAGGTACGCAAAATGAAACGGAAACCCCAGATATGGAGTTACTTTTGAAAATTTCCGCCGAGCTTGGTGACGAAATTCTGGGTTCCCCCGGAGCCTTACCCTTCGCTGTTAAAGAAGCATAG
- a CDS encoding GMC oxidoreductase, protein MTIGIHWGIQIEAYIRDNCSTVYHPVGTCKMGTDSMAVVDPELRVHGVEGLRVVDASIVPTIATGNTNAPTIMIGEKAAALIKASRI, encoded by the coding sequence ATGACCATTGGCATTCATTGGGGAATCCAGATTGAAGCTTACATCCGGGATAATTGCAGTACAGTGTATCATCCGGTCGGCACTTGCAAAATGGGTACAGACTCAATGGCGGTAGTAGACCCGGAATTACGAGTGCATGGAGTTGAGGGGTTAAGGGTTGTTGATGCATCGATCGTGCCAACGATCGCGACAGGAAATACGAATGCGCCTACCATCATGATTGGTGAGAAAGCAGCTGCTTTAATTAAAGCCAGTCGCATCTAA
- a CDS encoding AAA family ATPase, protein MIALPGIAIQDKIYESSNSLVYRGMKDDGVAIVVKMLKQDYPSPQELIRYRQEYRITSSLNLEGVIKAYSQQNYQRTLVMILEDFGGESLEQWMHKRPDIFCPMPLSTFLGLAIALTDILGKIHAANVIHKDINPGNIVLNLDTGVVKIIDFGIATQFNCTNPTFNSHYVIEGTLAYLSPEQTGRMNRLLDYRTDLYSLGVTFYELLTGHLPFQTMDMLELVHCHIAKRPPSPHEINTNIPKPVSDIILKLMAKNAEDRYQSAWGIKADLDICVQQLEEIGQIFSLHLARQNVSGQFQIPQKLYGRNKEVAILLAAFVRVACPEDNRVACPENNRISSLPNNLETISEREATGNSKFSVEMMLVSGYAGIGKSALVQEIYKPITQKRGYFISGKFDQFQRNIPYSAIADALRKLVQQILGEPEKQVQQWRSYLLTALGSNGQIIIDAIPEVELIIGKQPPVPSVGATEARNRFNRVFGQFVRVFCTKEHPLAIFLDDLQWIDSATLKLIELMLLDEQTQYLFLIGAYRDNEVNATHPLVLMLERLRKQGAVLKEIILAPLTLEALSQLIAETLYQDAETVRSLAELVLRKTEGNPFFINEFLRMLYSENLLTFDTQHLSWQWDIAQIQAQNITDNVVELMLLKLKKLPEVTQQILRLAACVGAEFDLETLSIVCEKSPKVVFQDLLAAIQVGLIQPLLELDENLLVQDYKFLHDRVQQAAYALIDGSQQQLVRLQIGHNLLEKTLPERLTDKLFEIVDHLNYGIELVTDRVERDEIAKLNLMAAYKAKGAIAYDVAAKYLDSGRLWLAASSWQTNYDLTLELYLETTEVAYLCGEFERVEDWVAIVIKEAKTILDSVKVYEVKIQTDIAQSQLLKAINTALSVLQQLGIDFPETPSQGDIQLELDAIASILSEKPIEDLIHLPQMTEPSQLAAMRILSKIAISAYIAAPNLMPLLVSQQVKLSVQYGNALVSPFAYANFGLILCAIVKDIESGYQFGKLALGMLSQSNSHGLKSRTLNIVNNFIIHWKEHARVLLKPLLEGYQSGLETGDLEFAAYCAYTYCFQSYANGKELVEVERDMAIYGKAIHQIKQETAHTWNRIFRQAIINLMGYSVNLTRLIGTSYNEENELSQYEAANDGSSIFAVYFNKLFLCYLFYEYAQAVENAVLAGSYLIRLTGTTLEPLYYLYDSLARLATYLDSSAQVQEEILEIVVISQKKMQQLAYYAPMNYLHKYQLVQAEMARVLGQLLEAEEFYEQAIVGARDNEYLQEEALAYELAAKFYLSRGREKFGQTYMKEAHYCYQRWGATAKVEDLENRYPQLFPQLSGGAYTPIDTTSRSTSNTSPVAFDLVTAIKASQAISSEIELDRLLCCLMKILIENAGAQTGFLILENSGKWVIEASGELIEGENVYATQLLQSIPTANHLPESIINYVIRTHECVILNDATREGNFIHESYIQDNQIPSILCLPLLNQGKLVGVLYLENKLAVGAFTPERSQILHLLSTQAAIAIENAKLYSQLRTSQSQMAQFLEAIPVGVAVVDTAGRPYFVNQRATQLTGKGVVCSVTADQLAQTYQIYLAGTDRPYPTEKLPAVLGLHGERSRIDDMEIQQNGKTIPIEVWGTPVFDEQGNVIYAIVAFQDITERKQTEQLVADYNRTLEQQVIERTLLLSQEIEERQRVEIALRHSEEQYRLTMDFTHIGSWSWNIIENTTDWNDNHARLLGLVPGEVESRTQAWRDRVHPEDIHRVEQVVEASLATHTDCEVEYRVIHPDGSIHWLISRGRGIYNSAGQPVRMLGVILDISELHNAALRERKLAEATSILEERNRMAREIHDTLAQAFTGILLNVGAATQVLTDDLEATQAHLEMVEDLAQTGLAEARRSVAALRPHLLEYGNLHSALYRLVAQMRAVADTSLIYEIKGTAYPMPAEVENNLLRIGQEALTNAVKYAHACEVRVELVYENTQCILRVKDNGRGFGVGSIPRVGGFGLLGMSERAENIGAQLRIVSQPGQGTEIVVIVNRE, encoded by the coding sequence TAGCCACTATGTTATAGAAGGGACACTCGCCTACCTTTCTCCAGAGCAAACAGGGCGAATGAACCGTTTGCTCGATTACCGCACCGATTTATACTCCCTTGGTGTGACGTTCTACGAACTGCTAACCGGACATCTGCCGTTTCAAACAATGGATATGCTAGAACTAGTCCATTGTCATATTGCCAAACGACCCCCTTCACCTCATGAAATAAATACAAATATTCCCAAACCAGTGTCAGATATTATTTTGAAACTGATGGCGAAAAATGCAGAAGATCGCTATCAGAGTGCCTGGGGAATAAAAGCAGATTTAGATATCTGTGTTCAACAATTAGAAGAAATCGGTCAAATTTTTAGCCTTCATCTGGCGCGTCAAAATGTTTCGGGTCAGTTTCAAATTCCCCAAAAACTGTATGGGCGGAACAAGGAAGTTGCAATATTACTGGCGGCTTTTGTTCGCGTAGCATGTCCGGAGGACAATCGTGTAGCGTGTCCAGAAAACAATCGCATTTCTTCTTTACCAAACAATTTAGAAACGATTTCAGAAAGGGAAGCAACGGGCAATTCAAAATTCTCAGTTGAAATGATGCTTGTCTCTGGCTACGCCGGAATTGGTAAATCAGCATTAGTGCAGGAAATTTATAAACCGATTACCCAAAAACGTGGCTATTTTATCTCTGGGAAATTCGATCAATTCCAGCGCAATATACCTTACAGCGCGATCGCCGATGCTCTGCGAAAATTGGTGCAGCAAATACTGGGTGAACCAGAGAAACAAGTGCAACAATGGCGATCGTACCTGTTGACAGCATTGGGAAGTAACGGACAAATCATCATAGATGCGATCCCAGAAGTTGAGCTAATTATTGGTAAACAACCACCTGTACCGTCCGTTGGAGCAACTGAAGCTCGAAACCGCTTTAACCGAGTCTTTGGGCAGTTTGTGCGGGTGTTTTGTACCAAGGAACATCCACTTGCGATCTTCTTAGATGATTTGCAGTGGATAGACTCAGCAACCCTGAAGTTAATTGAGTTGATGCTGCTTGATGAGCAAACCCAATATTTATTTTTGATTGGAGCCTATCGAGATAATGAAGTCAATGCAACGCATCCACTAGTATTAATGTTAGAGAGACTGCGAAAACAAGGAGCAGTGCTTAAAGAAATTATCTTAGCACCCTTAACGCTAGAGGCATTAAGCCAGTTGATTGCTGAAACATTATATCAGGATGCTGAAACTGTTCGTTCCTTAGCTGAGTTGGTACTACGTAAAACTGAGGGTAATCCTTTCTTTATCAATGAATTTTTGAGAATGCTGTATAGCGAAAATTTATTGACTTTTGATACACAACACTTAAGTTGGCAATGGGATATTGCTCAGATTCAAGCTCAAAATATCACTGATAATGTTGTGGAGTTGATGCTCCTCAAGCTGAAGAAACTTCCAGAGGTGACACAGCAAATTCTCCGGTTAGCCGCTTGTGTTGGGGCTGAATTTGATTTGGAGACGTTATCGATTGTTTGTGAAAAAAGTCCTAAAGTGGTTTTCCAAGATTTACTAGCAGCCATACAAGTAGGACTAATTCAGCCCCTCTTAGAATTAGACGAGAACTTGCTAGTTCAAGATTATAAGTTTTTGCACGATCGCGTGCAGCAAGCCGCCTATGCCTTAATTGATGGCTCGCAACAACAGCTTGTGCGCTTACAAATCGGTCATAATCTCCTAGAAAAAACCTTACCAGAGCGGCTAACAGACAAATTGTTTGAAATTGTCGATCATCTGAATTATGGAATTGAGCTTGTCACCGATCGAGTAGAACGAGATGAAATTGCCAAGTTAAATTTAATGGCAGCTTACAAAGCAAAGGGGGCGATCGCCTACGATGTAGCTGCAAAATATCTGGACTCAGGAAGATTATGGCTGGCAGCTTCTAGTTGGCAAACCAACTATGACCTAACTTTAGAGTTATATCTAGAAACAACAGAAGTCGCGTACTTATGTGGCGAATTTGAGCGAGTAGAAGACTGGGTAGCGATCGTTATAAAAGAAGCAAAAACTATTCTTGACAGCGTGAAAGTTTACGAAGTCAAAATTCAGACCGACATTGCACAGAGCCAGCTATTAAAAGCAATCAATACTGCACTGTCAGTTTTGCAGCAACTGGGGATCGATTTTCCCGAAACACCCAGTCAGGGAGATATTCAGCTTGAACTAGACGCGATTGCATCTATTTTGAGTGAGAAACCGATCGAGGACTTGATCCATTTGCCCCAGATGACAGAGCCGAGCCAGTTAGCAGCGATGCGAATTCTATCAAAGATAGCGATTTCTGCCTATATTGCTGCCCCTAATTTGATGCCTTTACTGGTGTCTCAACAGGTCAAATTGTCCGTCCAGTACGGTAATGCGTTGGTATCTCCTTTTGCGTATGCCAACTTTGGATTAATTCTTTGTGCAATAGTCAAAGACATAGAGTCTGGCTACCAGTTTGGAAAGCTTGCTTTAGGGATGTTGTCACAGTCAAATTCTCATGGGCTTAAATCTAGGACTTTAAACATTGTAAATAACTTCATTATCCACTGGAAAGAACATGCAAGAGTCCTATTGAAGCCATTACTAGAAGGCTATCAAAGTGGGCTGGAAACTGGAGATTTAGAGTTTGCCGCTTATTGCGCTTATACTTACTGTTTTCAATCCTATGCCAATGGAAAAGAACTTGTAGAGGTTGAACGTGATATGGCAATCTATGGTAAAGCAATCCATCAAATCAAGCAAGAAACAGCACACACCTGGAATCGAATCTTTCGACAAGCTATCATCAACTTGATGGGATACTCAGTCAATCTAACTCGTCTCATTGGCACATCCTACAACGAGGAAAATGAACTGTCACAATATGAAGCAGCAAATGATGGAAGCAGTATATTTGCTGTATATTTCAACAAACTTTTTCTATGCTACCTATTTTATGAATATGCTCAAGCCGTTGAAAACGCAGTCCTAGCGGGAAGTTACTTGATCCGATTAACAGGCACAACCCTTGAGCCTTTGTACTATCTCTATGATTCTCTGGCAAGACTTGCAACTTATCTCGATAGCAGCGCTCAAGTGCAGGAGGAAATCCTGGAAATAGTTGTAATTAGCCAGAAGAAAATGCAGCAATTGGCATATTATGCACCAATGAATTATTTGCATAAATATCAATTGGTGCAAGCGGAGATGGCACGAGTTTTGGGCCAGTTACTTGAGGCAGAAGAGTTCTACGAACAAGCAATTGTTGGTGCAAGAGACAACGAGTATCTGCAAGAAGAAGCATTAGCATACGAGTTAGCTGCGAAATTTTACCTGTCTCGTGGTCGGGAAAAGTTTGGACAAACCTACATGAAAGAAGCTCATTACTGCTACCAACGCTGGGGAGCGACGGCGAAGGTGGAAGATTTAGAAAATCGTTATCCGCAACTATTTCCTCAATTGTCTGGTGGGGCTTACACGCCAATCGACACAACTTCTAGAAGCACTTCTAACACCTCACCTGTCGCTTTCGATTTAGTAACGGCGATCAAAGCATCTCAAGCAATTTCAAGTGAAATTGAACTCGATCGATTGCTTTGTTGCTTAATGAAGATATTAATCGAAAATGCTGGCGCACAAACAGGTTTTCTAATTTTAGAAAACTCAGGAAAATGGGTGATTGAAGCCTCTGGTGAACTCATAGAGGGTGAGAATGTTTATGCTACACAATTACTGCAATCTATCCCAACTGCAAATCATCTACCTGAATCAATTATTAATTATGTTATTCGCACTCATGAATGTGTCATTTTAAATGATGCTACCCGTGAAGGTAATTTTATTCATGAATCATATATTCAAGACAATCAAATTCCATCAATCTTATGTTTGCCTCTGCTGAATCAAGGTAAGCTAGTGGGCGTGTTGTATCTAGAAAATAAATTAGCGGTTGGAGCATTTACACCAGAGCGATCGCAAATTTTGCATCTACTCTCCACACAGGCAGCCATTGCGATCGAAAATGCCAAACTCTACTCACAGCTACGCACTAGCCAAAGCCAGATGGCTCAATTTCTAGAAGCAATTCCAGTGGGTGTTGCCGTCGTGGATACAGCAGGTCGCCCTTACTTCGTCAACCAACGGGCAACTCAGCTAACAGGCAAAGGGGTTGTGTGTTCTGTGACAGCCGATCAACTCGCCCAAACGTATCAAATTTATCTGGCGGGAACCGATCGACCTTATCCCACTGAAAAACTGCCAGCAGTCTTAGGTTTGCATGGCGAACGCAGCAGAATTGACGATATGGAGATTCAGCAAAACGGCAAAACGATTCCAATTGAAGTGTGGGGAACACCAGTTTTTGACGAACAGGGCAATGTGATTTATGCGATCGTAGCCTTTCAAGATATCACAGAGCGCAAACAAACAGAGCAATTGGTAGCTGATTACAACCGCACCTTAGAGCAACAAGTAATTGAACGAACTTTGCTTCTTTCTCAGGAGATTGAAGAGCGCCAACGAGTGGAAATTGCTTTGCGACATAGTGAAGAGCAATACAGGCTGACAATGGACTTCACCCACATTGGCAGTTGGAGCTGGAATATCATTGAAAATACAACAGATTGGAACGATAACCACGCTCGATTGCTGGGGTTAGTACCAGGTGAAGTTGAGAGTAGAACTCAAGCATGGCGCGATCGCGTTCATCCAGAAGACATTCATCGGGTTGAGCAAGTTGTTGAAGCATCTCTAGCAACCCATACCGATTGTGAAGTAGAATATCGAGTCATCCACCCAGATGGTAGTATTCACTGGTTGATTAGCAGAGGCCGAGGCATTTATAACTCAGCCGGACAACCTGTGCGAATGTTGGGTGTGATTCTTGATATTAGCGAACTGCACAACGCAGCACTGCGTGAACGCAAACTTGCCGAAGCCACGTCAATTCTGGAAGAACGCAACCGTATGGCGCGAGAAATCCACGACACTCTAGCACAAGCTTTTACTGGCATTCTACTGAATGTTGGAGCAGCGACACAAGTGCTAACAGATGATTTGGAAGCGACACAGGCACATCTTGAAATGGTGGAGGATCTGGCACAAACTGGGCTTGCCGAAGCACGTCGTTCTGTAGCAGCACTCCGCCCCCATCTCTTGGAATATGGCAACTTGCATAGCGCCTTATATCGTCTGGTGGCTCAGATGAGAGCTGTTGCCGATACATCTCTTATTTACGAAATTAAAGGCACAGCCTATCCAATGCCTGCCGAGGTTGAGAATAATTTACTACGGATTGGACAGGAAGCATTAACCAATGCCGTAAAATACGCTCATGCTTGCGAAGTTCGGGTTGAGTTAGTATATGAAAATACACAATGTATCTTGCGCGTTAAAGACAATGGACGGGGCTTCGGGGTTGGTAGTATTCCAAGAGTTGGCGGATTTGGATTGCTGGGAATGAGCGAGCGTGCAGAAAATATTGGAGCGCAACTGAGGATTGTGAGCCAACCTGGACAAGGAACAGAAATTGTTGTCATTGTAAATCGAGAGTGA
- a CDS encoding zinc-binding alcohol dehydrogenase family protein, with translation MRRRSTAVKGAEKIDFHRYLTKTMKAIAVDYTRPNHTPECFAEITIEQPTIGAKDLLVRVQAISVNPVDYKVRSSIQDKQSTPRILGWDAAGVVEQVGLQVSLFKPGDEVYYAGSITRPGSNSELHAVDERIVGRKPAYLSFEQAAALPLTTITAWEALFERMAIAPQTSASKRDKHILIIGGAGGVGSIAIQLAKQVAGLTVIATASRPETFEWCLNMGADYTINHHQPFKTELKKIGIQEVDYILCLNDTEQHLVNMAETIKPQGKICSIVETEHPLDMNLLKNKSVTFAWEFMFTRSMYETDDIQAQHEILNKVSTLIDQQVIQSTMTEHLGALNPENLAKAHTQLESGRTIGKLVLSGFAQ, from the coding sequence ATGAGACGGCGGTCTACAGCCGTTAAGGGGGCAGAGAAAATTGATTTTCACAGATATCTGACAAAAACCATGAAAGCAATTGCAGTTGATTACACTCGTCCTAACCATACACCAGAATGCTTTGCTGAAATTACGATTGAACAACCCACCATTGGGGCAAAAGATTTGCTAGTGCGCGTACAGGCAATATCAGTCAACCCAGTCGATTACAAAGTTCGTTCATCTATTCAAGACAAACAATCTACACCCCGAATTTTAGGATGGGATGCGGCTGGAGTGGTAGAACAGGTCGGGTTACAAGTCAGCTTGTTCAAGCCGGGAGACGAGGTATATTACGCAGGCAGTATTACCCGTCCTGGAAGTAACAGTGAGCTTCATGCTGTCGATGAACGAATTGTCGGTAGAAAACCTGCTTACCTTTCGTTTGAACAAGCGGCGGCACTACCATTGACTACCATTACAGCTTGGGAAGCGTTGTTTGAGCGAATGGCGATCGCCCCACAAACGTCAGCCAGTAAACGTGATAAACACATTCTGATTATTGGTGGTGCAGGTGGTGTCGGATCAATCGCCATCCAATTGGCAAAACAGGTTGCTGGACTAACGGTCATTGCAACAGCATCCCGACCTGAAACATTTGAGTGGTGTCTCAACATGGGAGCGGATTACACCATCAACCACCATCAACCATTCAAGACAGAACTTAAGAAGATTGGTATTCAGGAAGTAGATTATATTCTCTGTTTGAATGACACAGAGCAACATTTGGTAAATATGGCAGAGACGATTAAACCGCAAGGGAAAATCTGCTCGATCGTGGAAACAGAACATCCCCTCGACATGAATTTACTCAAGAACAAAAGTGTAACGTTTGCATGGGAGTTTATGTTTACGCGCTCTATGTATGAAACTGATGACATACAAGCTCAACATGAAATATTGAATAAAGTTTCTACATTAATAGATCAACAAGTAATTCAAAGTACAATGACCGAGCATTTGGGAGCTTTAAACCCAGAGAATCTCGCCAAAGCCCATACTCAACTGGAATCTGGGCGAACGATTGGCAAATTGGTTTTGTCCGGATTTGCCCAATAG